The Xiphophorus couchianus chromosome 5, X_couchianus-1.0, whole genome shotgun sequence genome includes a region encoding these proteins:
- the LOC114143966 gene encoding ATP-sensitive inward rectifier potassium channel 12-like — MVGTARPNLHYCPRRHSLMITGAMGAVRVNRYSIVSTDEDMLKISSLGLHNGHSPLTQQTLSGACMRGEEGGGGGEYPGGDEVLGALPLRMTKEPIIHSSCRSSPLCRLDLDLSTGRLRSRFVKKNGQCNVVFNNMEDKPRRYLADIFTTCVDIRWRYLLLIFTATFLLSWLLFGFIFWGVALAHGDFELDLPVADENPRSISEEAKDKKRPCILHIQGFIGAFLFSIETQTTIGYGFRCVTEECPIAVVTVVVQSIVGCIIDSFMIGTIMAKMVRPKKRAQTLLFSHNAVIALRDGKLCLMWRLGNMRKSHIVEAHVRAQLIKPHVTAEGEYLPLEQTDIDVGYDDGLDRLFLVSPLVVVHEINKNSPLFNLSHSDLQKEDFEIVVILEGMVEATAMTTQARSSYLAREILWGHRFEPVVFEKGDRYHVDYSRFHKTYEVPSTPQCSARELSQKKGHSGQLSSSSSSFSRSPSLFAPRAARRLQGSHSPSAFCYENEVALCCGDDADDEEADKEMDGLKTGSKREIKIRDDIHLDYKGAFVKEQTVEMLCVLDTENQISLDRLQPTLPLYISRESGV, encoded by the coding sequence ATACAGCATCGTTTCCACTGATGAAGATATGCTGAAAATCTCAAGTTTGGGCCTCCACAATGGCCACAGTCCTCTGACACAGCAAACACTATCAGGGGCATGCATGCGGGGtgaggaaggaggtggaggaggagagtATCCAGGAGGTGATGAAGTTCTAGGGGCTTTGCCCTTGAGGATGACGAAAGAGCCGATCATCCACAGCAGCTGTCGTTCCTCTCCTCTGTGTCGTCTGGACCTGGATCTTAGCACTGGACGGCTGCGCAGCCGTTTCGTGAAGAAGAACGGCCAGTGCAATGTAGTTTTCAATAACATGGAGGATAAACCACGACGATACCTGGCTGACATTTTTACCACTTGTGTAGACATACGTTGGCGTTACTTGCTGCTCATCTTTACCGCTACTTTCCTTCTATCCTGGCTGCTCTTTGGTTTTATCTTCTGGGGAGTTGCTCTTGCTCATGGGGACTTTGAACTGGACCTTCCTGTGGCGGATGAGAATCCTAGAAGTATCTCAGAGGAGGCAAAAGATAAAAAGCGGCCATGCATTCTCCACATCCAGGGTTTCATTGGGGCTTTCCTCTTCTCAATAGAGACCCAGACCACTATTGGATATGGCTTCCGGTGTGTCACTGAGGAATGTCCGATTGCTGTTGTGACAGTGGTAGTGCAATCCATTGTGGGGTGTATAATTGACTCTTTCATGATTGGCACCATCATGGCAAAGATGGTTCGCCCCAAAAAGAGAGCGCAGACCTTGTTGTTCTCGCATAATGCAGTCATCGCCCTGAGAGATGGTAAGCTGTGCCTCATGTGGCGCCTAGGGAACATGCGTAAGAGCCACATTGTTGAGGCGCATGTGCGTGCGCAACTCATCAAACCGCATGTGACAGCTGAGGGTGAGTACCTTCCCTTAGAACAAACAGACATTGATGTTGGCTATGACGACGGACTGGATAGACTGTTTTTGGTGTCACCACTGGTGGTTGTCCACGAGATCAACAAAAACAGTCCTCTTTTCAACCTGAGCCACAGTGACCTACAGAAGGAGGACTTTGAGATAGTGGTCATCTTGGAGGGGATGGTGGAGGCCACAGCCATGACTACACAGGCCCGTAGCTCTTACTTGGCCAGAGAGATCCTTTGGGGTCACCGCTTTGAGCCGGTGGTGTTTGAGAAGGGTGACCGCTACCATGTGGATTATTCCCGCTTCCATAAGACTTACGAAGTGCCATCTACACCTCAATGCAGTGCCAGAGAACTGAGCCAGAAAAAGGGTCACAGTGGGCAATTGTCCTCTTCAAGTTCAAGCTTCTCCCGATCTCCATCACTGTTTGCTCCAAGAGCAGCAAGACGTTTGCAGGGATCTCACTCCCCCAGTGCTTTCTGCTATGAGAATGAAGTAGCTTTGTGCTGCGGAGACGATGCAGATGATGAGGAGGCAGATAAGGAAATGGACGGGctcaaaacaggaagtaaaaggGAGATAAAAATAAGGGATGACATTCACTTGGATTACAAAGGGGCATTTGTGAAAGAGCAGACAGTAGAGATGCTGTGTGTTCTGGACACAGAGAATCAGATCAGCCTTGATAGACTACAGCCAACCCTACCTTTATACATCAGCAGAGAATCAGGAGTTTGA